GGTCTTTGAGATAAACAATGTGTAAGTGTGCCAATGGCCCATAGGCAAAACTGAACTCCATAGGAATGGGAAATCTGGCATTGAACGCGTGAATTGATTCTTCAAGTACCAAATGCAACAAAGACAGGGAAACTAAGAAAACCAGGATAGCAAAGCAGGTGTGTGGTCTTTTTTTAGGCCTTTTAAAAAAAATGATAAATGACAAAACAATACCTTGAATTACTGCAAGTAAAAAATAGAAGTTAGATGTGTTCAGCGAAGTATCTATCATGGATTCTGTTCTCCATAAACTGTCGTAAAAGAACGGGAGGCAGTTTTAGATAAAATTACGGAGTTTTTCTATTTCAAATAAAATCAATGCAAAGGGTATTCTAAAAACTGCAAATACTTTGACGACAAACTTAAACCATGATAAATCCGATATCATTAAAAGTCACATTCAACCAACGATTTAAAGAATCCTTCACTAAAGTTTTACGAATATTGCTCTGACTTGTTATCGAATTGTAGTTCAAAAGGGTAGTATTGCCAAAGCTTGGTTAAAAAGTTGTAATCTTCAATCCCGTCCTTGGAAAAGACCAAAAAACATGCTGTTTTCAAAATTCGAAAGGACCCTCTTCCTCCGCAAGAGCAATAGGAAAGCCCCTGTTTTAGGGGCTTTTTTTGTGGTATTTTAGGATCCCATACGCTACCAAACTATTTTGATGCGTGGAAACATCCGGGTTGCAATTAAAACAGCGCTTTGGAAATAGGTTTGCCGGACTTTGCATGCACGCCATCCCATAAAGGGTGAATCAACGAAACCACCAAATGAGACCAAGAATGGGACATTCGAATAAAATGTTCATCTTTTTGTGAATAGTCTTGTAAAAAGGCACTTCTGGGGAACCGTACTTGGTTTCATTATTTTGATTTCTTTAAATCAAGCGATATGGGCAAAACAAAACCTTTAATGATCCAATAGAGGTTTGATATCGGAGTAAAATTTAATTTCCTTCTATGGGTTGTGCCTTAAAACCTATTTTACCTAAAGTCTCAATCACCTCTTTTTTACTTGCACTATTGCTCTCAACGGTCAATATCTTATCTGGATTTTCCGTGTTCACTTCCCAATTTTCAATACCTTCTTGTTTGTCCAAGAATGGGGTTACTTTTGAGACGCAACCGCTACAATTGATATTTGTTTTGAATTTCATTTTTTCCATCGTTCTATTTTTAAGGATTATTTTAAATTTTTGTTTGTTTGAGCCGTAAACTGTTCAACACTACGGATACACTACTAAAGGCCATTGCCGCACCCGCTATCATTGGATCCAACAAGAATTCGTTTATAGGATATAAAACACCTGCGGCGATAGGGATACCTATGATATTATAGATAAATGCCCAGAATAGGTTTTGCCTGATGCCCATAACGGTTTTTTGGGATAATTTTAGTGCCTTAGGTATGGATTGTAGGTCTGAGGTAATCAAGGTCATCTTTGCCACATCCATCGCAATGTCCGACCCTTTGCCCATCGCAATACTTACATCGGCCTGTGCAAGCGCGTGGGAATCGTTTATACCATCACCTACCATCGCAACCACCTTACTTTGTTCTTGTAGTTTCTCGACAAAATCCGCTTTATCCGACGGCATCACTTCAGCTTTATAATCGGTAATACCTACTTGGGCTGCGACCGCTTTTGCCGTGTCTTCGTTATCGCCAGTGAGCATGAACACTTCTATACCTCGCTGTTGTAGTGTGGCAATCGCTTTTTTTGAGGTTTCCTTTACTTCATCTGCTATGGCAAGTATTCCAAGAACACGTTTGGTATCGGAGAAGAACACCACTGTTTTGGCTTCTTTTTGCCATTGTTGTGCCTGCTTCAAATGCTCGCTATGCAACTCAATATTGTTGGCTTCCAATAGTCTTTTGTTGCCCATGAAGTATTGTCCTGCAACTTTGGCATCGCTCAACACAGGTTTTGCGCCGTGCCTGCCGATAGACCGGAAAGCGGAAACTCCTTGTCCGGTGATACTTTCAAAATCGGAAACTTCAATGGGCTTAACACCTTCTTCTTTTAAATGGTCGATTACAGCGGTTGCCAGTGGATGTTCGGATTGTTGCTCCATAGCCAATAGAATCCCTTTTGGTTCGGGCTTTTCGTCTATCCAAAGCGTATCGGTAATCACGGGTTTGCCTTTGGTAATCGTACCCGTTTTGTCCAGGATAATCGCATTTACTTTATGGCCCAATTCAAGGCTTTCGGCATCTTTTATAAGTATGTTGTTATCTGCCCCTTTACCAATACCCACCATAATGGCCGTTGGTGTGGCAAGACCCAATGCGCACGGACAAGCGATGACCAAGACGGCTACCGAAGTAAGCAGGGCATGGGTAAAGGCATTGTCGCCGCCCAATGTCATCCATACAATAAATGTGACAATGGAAATACCGATAACGATAGGCACGAATACACCTGCGATTTTATCCACGAGTTTTTGAACGGGTGCCTTA
The sequence above is a segment of the Muricauda sp. SCSIO 64092 genome. Coding sequences within it:
- a CDS encoding heavy metal translocating P-type ATPase produces the protein MEHVNVLEKSKTEKSGIKKTFPVTGMTCAACAGSVESILSHTDGVNNAQVNFASNSVLVDYDETTTEEQLQNVLRQVGYDIIIDAEDPAEAQEALSRKHYEDIKWRTIWSALLTLPVFILGMFFMDWVPGHYISLVLAIPILFWFGRSFYSNAFKQARYGKANMDTLVALSTGVAFIFSVFNTFFADFWHARGVHPHVYYEAATVIITFISLGKLLEEKAKSNTSSAIKKLMGLQPKTLMVIENGTEREIPISSVQIGNTVLVRSGEKIPVDGEVSKGNSYVDESMISGEPIPVSKEKGDEVFAGTINQKGSFQFTAKKVGGETLLAQIIKMVQEAQGSKAPVQKLVDKIAGVFVPIVIGISIVTFIVWMTLGGDNAFTHALLTSVAVLVIACPCALGLATPTAIMVGIGKGADNNILIKDAESLELGHKVNAIILDKTGTITKGKPVITDTLWIDEKPEPKGILLAMEQQSEHPLATAVIDHLKEEGVKPIEVSDFESITGQGVSAFRSIGRHGAKPVLSDAKVAGQYFMGNKRLLEANNIELHSEHLKQAQQWQKEAKTVVFFSDTKRVLGILAIADEVKETSKKAIATLQQRGIEVFMLTGDNEDTAKAVAAQVGITDYKAEVMPSDKADFVEKLQEQSKVVAMVGDGINDSHALAQADVSIAMGKGSDIAMDVAKMTLITSDLQSIPKALKLSQKTVMGIRQNLFWAFIYNIIGIPIAAGVLYPINEFLLDPMIAGAAMAFSSVSVVLNSLRLKQTKI
- a CDS encoding heavy-metal-associated domain-containing protein, which gives rise to MEKMKFKTNINCSGCVSKVTPFLDKQEGIENWEVNTENPDKILTVESNSASKKEVIETLGKIGFKAQPIEGN